A window from Aliamphritea hakodatensis encodes these proteins:
- the dnaX gene encoding DNA polymerase III subunit gamma/tau, producing the protein MSYQVLARKWRPATFQEMVGQEHVLKALVNALDDDRLHHAYLFTGTRGVGKTSIARLFAKSLNCANGVSSSPCGKCAPCQEISEGRFVDLIEVDAASRTKVEDTRELLENVQYAPTHGRYKVYLIDEVHMLSTHSFNALLKTLEEPPPHVKFLLATTDPQKLPVTILSRCLQFNLKNMIPERIVDHLRHVLTQESIKFEEPALWLLARSADGSMRDAMSLTDQAIAFGAGEINEADARSMLGTIDQRLVYRLLDSLVAQNAKDMLATVSDLAQFSPDYNTVLGDLISLLHRIALGQVMPDAVDNGMGDRDQVLELARQLSAEDVQLYYQVALLGRKDLPYVPDAREGLEMVMLRMLAFRPASAPPRSGDKPQSVSAVSDGGAEPSEDAQSSPPPAAQAVAPAPENVPAPATEQASEPVTPPPAAPVAAPSEVSVVAAQSEVSAGLSQPVAQAPAAPIQPSVQAAAPAVAEPAPQPVAESAPVAREPVAAQVPEHDVPPWEEPPAYDESYFSGAPQEASEPSKKPEEVKQPSAAMAQDTAVAEHPAPAVMTAPTNVADGYIAEPVAEEISRQLAELDVSQWVLLVDALGLAGMTYMIAANTSLEAVSDGVFRFHYADEQRNILNEVHTDRISAALSDYFQQPLQVEFELGIFSRETPSLYRSRKKSERLAQAVTAIETDATVQAIIERFGGRIDISSVEPIDAPVTLH; encoded by the coding sequence ATGAGTTATCAGGTCCTGGCGCGAAAATGGCGCCCCGCAACATTTCAGGAGATGGTTGGTCAGGAGCACGTGCTTAAGGCACTGGTGAACGCTCTCGACGATGATCGTCTGCATCATGCCTACCTGTTTACAGGCACTCGCGGGGTGGGCAAAACCTCGATAGCGCGGTTATTTGCCAAGTCACTGAACTGTGCCAATGGTGTTTCTTCTTCTCCCTGTGGTAAATGCGCACCCTGTCAGGAAATCAGCGAAGGCCGTTTTGTTGACCTGATTGAGGTGGATGCGGCGTCACGTACCAAGGTTGAAGATACCCGTGAGCTGCTGGAAAACGTTCAGTACGCGCCGACCCACGGTCGCTACAAAGTTTACCTCATCGATGAGGTGCACATGTTGTCGACCCATTCTTTCAATGCGCTGCTGAAGACGCTGGAAGAACCGCCTCCCCACGTTAAGTTTCTTTTAGCAACGACTGACCCACAGAAGTTGCCGGTGACGATTCTGTCCCGCTGTTTGCAGTTCAATCTGAAGAACATGATTCCCGAGCGGATCGTTGATCACCTTCGGCATGTACTGACTCAGGAATCCATTAAATTTGAAGAGCCGGCGCTGTGGTTGCTGGCCCGCTCAGCTGATGGCTCCATGCGGGACGCCATGAGTCTGACGGATCAGGCGATTGCATTTGGTGCCGGTGAGATTAATGAAGCAGATGCCCGTTCTATGCTGGGCACTATTGATCAGCGCCTGGTGTACCGTTTGCTTGACAGCCTGGTGGCGCAAAACGCCAAAGATATGCTGGCGACGGTCAGTGATCTGGCGCAGTTTTCCCCGGATTACAATACGGTTTTGGGAGATCTGATCAGTCTGTTGCACCGGATAGCTCTGGGGCAGGTGATGCCGGATGCCGTTGATAATGGTATGGGAGACCGCGATCAGGTGCTTGAACTGGCACGCCAGCTATCTGCTGAAGACGTGCAGTTATATTATCAGGTCGCTTTGCTGGGCCGTAAAGATTTGCCCTATGTGCCGGATGCCCGTGAAGGGTTGGAAATGGTCATGTTACGGATGCTGGCGTTCCGTCCGGCATCTGCACCGCCGCGAAGCGGTGATAAGCCGCAATCAGTGTCGGCTGTTTCTGACGGCGGGGCTGAACCGTCGGAAGATGCTCAGAGCAGCCCGCCACCGGCCGCTCAGGCGGTTGCGCCTGCGCCTGAAAATGTACCTGCACCGGCGACGGAACAGGCATCTGAACCCGTGACGCCTCCTCCGGCAGCGCCCGTTGCAGCACCTTCTGAAGTTTCGGTCGTCGCCGCACAATCTGAAGTATCAGCCGGGCTGTCTCAGCCGGTTGCACAGGCGCCTGCTGCACCTATACAGCCGTCTGTACAGGCCGCCGCGCCGGCAGTTGCTGAGCCAGCTCCGCAGCCGGTTGCCGAAAGTGCTCCGGTTGCCCGCGAGCCGGTTGCTGCTCAAGTTCCGGAACATGATGTACCGCCGTGGGAAGAGCCGCCGGCTTATGATGAGTCGTATTTTTCAGGTGCACCGCAGGAGGCGTCTGAACCGTCAAAAAAGCCTGAAGAGGTGAAGCAGCCATCGGCAGCGATGGCTCAGGATACGGCTGTGGCTGAACACCCGGCACCGGCAGTGATGACAGCGCCGACGAATGTCGCGGACGGTTATATTGCTGAGCCTGTGGCGGAAGAAATCTCCCGGCAACTGGCTGAGCTGGATGTATCTCAGTGGGTGCTGCTGGTGGATGCGTTGGGGCTGGCAGGGATGACGTACATGATTGCCGCCAATACCTCACTTGAGGCTGTCAGTGATGGAGTGTTCAGATTCCACTATGCTGATGAACAGAGAAATATTCTCAATGAGGTTCACACTGACCGCATTTCTGCAGCGCTGAGCGATTATTTTCAGCAACCACTTCAGGTAGAATTCGAACTGGGAATCTTTAGCCGGGAGACGCCGAGCCTGTATCGTTCGCGCAAAAAGTCAGAGCGACTGGCTCAGGCCGTGACCGCGATTGAAACCGATGCAACGGTGCAGGCTATTATTGAGCGTTTTGGCGGGCGGATTGATATTTCCTCCGTTGAGCCTATTGATGCTCCGGTAACGCTGCATTAA
- a CDS encoding YbaB/EbfC family nucleoid-associated protein, which produces MMKGGMGNLMKQAQKMQEELQKAQEEVAKAEVNGESGAGMVKIVMNGRHDVKRVDIDDSLMTEDKEILEDLIAAAVNDAVRKVESASQERMAKVTGGMGMPPGFNMPF; this is translated from the coding sequence ATGATGAAAGGTGGAATGGGCAACCTGATGAAGCAGGCCCAGAAAATGCAGGAAGAACTGCAAAAAGCCCAGGAAGAAGTCGCCAAAGCGGAAGTCAACGGTGAGTCAGGTGCCGGTATGGTGAAGATCGTCATGAATGGCCGTCATGATGTAAAGCGCGTTGATATTGACGACAGCCTGATGACAGAAGATAAAGAAATTCTGGAAGACCTGATTGCCGCGGCAGTAAATGATGCGGTGCGCAAAGTCGAGTCTGCCAGCCAGGAGCGTATGGCCAAAGTAACCGGTGGTATGGGTATGCCGCCAGGCTTCAATATGCCGTTCTAA
- the recR gene encoding recombination mediator RecR: MSFSPLIQSLVEAFRCLPGVGPKTAQRMAFHMLERDREGGIKLSETLQLAIENVGRCSRCRTLSEHELCDICDDSSRDRSKLCILETPVDVLAVEQTGGFNGQYFVLMGHLSPIDGIGPQDLGLDVLLQQIDGAGIEEIILATNPTVEGEATAHYIAEQVKDMGIKVTRIAHGVPVGGELEFVDGGTLAHALAGRRSLL; this comes from the coding sequence ATGTCATTCAGTCCCTTGATTCAGTCGCTGGTTGAGGCATTTCGCTGCTTGCCCGGCGTCGGACCGAAAACCGCTCAGCGTATGGCGTTTCATATGCTGGAGCGTGACCGGGAAGGTGGTATTAAACTGTCTGAAACCTTACAGCTGGCCATTGAAAACGTGGGCCGCTGTAGCCGGTGCCGGACATTATCTGAGCACGAGCTGTGCGATATCTGCGACGACAGTAGCCGTGACCGTTCGAAGCTGTGTATTCTGGAAACGCCGGTGGATGTGCTGGCTGTCGAGCAGACCGGCGGTTTTAACGGTCAGTATTTTGTGCTGATGGGGCATTTGTCCCCGATTGACGGAATCGGCCCTCAGGATCTGGGGCTTGATGTGTTGCTTCAGCAGATTGACGGTGCCGGCATTGAAGAAATTATACTGGCAACCAATCCGACGGTTGAAGGCGAAGCAACCGCTCACTATATCGCCGAGCAGGTTAAAGATATGGGGATAAAAGTCACCCGTATTGCTCACGGGGTGCCGGTGGGCGGCGAGCTTGAATTTGTTGATGGTGGCACGCTGGCGCATGCGCTGGCCGGTCGCCGTTCACTTCTCTGA
- the rnd gene encoding ribonuclease D: MNAESAASYDYLALEEAAKTPVWVRTDDALAECCRHWLTLPLIALDTEFIRVDTFYPLPGLIQVADDRHCYLLDPLTLENYAPLVEVFRAESVLKVLHACNEDLELFLYMLGEMPSPVFDTQVAAGFLGWGFSMGYQRIVEHALSVAIGKGETRSDWLQRPLTAAQEHYATLDVAYLPALYLKQKDALDARNMTSWVEDELQVLLASIPDRDPDGVHYYKRFSQAWKLPAEKLAALRDLTAWRERVCRQRDVPRNRVLRNQALIDIVYKWPTSEYALSQVDDIHPRAVRQDGATILSYLKMAKDSAAASPPESIVQPLSYDWNKPLKQLKAMAREKAAELDMAPEVLLRKKDLDALIRTGEQGEYSLPESLSGWRKSVIGDALVAKLKEIA; the protein is encoded by the coding sequence ATGAATGCTGAAAGTGCAGCATCTTACGATTATTTAGCGCTTGAAGAGGCTGCCAAAACACCGGTCTGGGTGCGCACCGATGACGCGCTGGCAGAATGCTGCCGGCACTGGCTGACACTGCCACTCATTGCTCTGGATACCGAGTTTATCCGGGTCGATACTTTTTATCCCCTGCCGGGGCTGATTCAGGTGGCGGATGACCGTCACTGCTATCTGCTGGACCCTCTGACGCTTGAAAATTACGCGCCACTGGTAGAGGTGTTCCGTGCTGAGTCGGTGCTGAAGGTTCTGCATGCCTGCAATGAAGATTTAGAATTATTTCTCTACATGCTGGGGGAGATGCCTTCGCCGGTGTTTGATACTCAGGTTGCAGCCGGTTTTCTGGGCTGGGGCTTTTCAATGGGGTATCAGCGAATCGTTGAGCATGCGCTGAGCGTGGCGATCGGCAAGGGGGAAACCCGTTCCGACTGGCTGCAGCGGCCGCTGACCGCTGCGCAGGAGCATTACGCCACGCTGGATGTGGCGTATCTGCCGGCACTGTACCTGAAACAGAAAGACGCACTGGATGCCCGGAACATGACAAGCTGGGTGGAAGATGAGTTACAGGTCTTGCTGGCCAGTATCCCCGATCGGGACCCGGACGGCGTGCATTATTATAAGCGCTTCAGTCAGGCCTGGAAGTTGCCGGCTGAAAAGCTGGCCGCGCTGCGTGACCTTACGGCGTGGCGTGAACGTGTTTGTCGCCAGCGCGACGTGCCCCGCAACCGGGTGCTGAGAAATCAGGCGCTGATTGACATTGTGTATAAGTGGCCCACTTCCGAATATGCGCTGTCTCAGGTGGATGATATTCATCCCCGGGCGGTGCGGCAGGACGGTGCGACTATACTGAGCTATCTGAAAATGGCGAAAGATTCTGCCGCGGCCAGTCCGCCGGAATCCATTGTGCAGCCGCTCAGTTATGACTGGAATAAACCGTTAAAGCAGCTCAAGGCTATGGCCCGTGAAAAGGCAGCTGAGCTGGACATGGCGCCTGAGGTGCTGTTACGTAAGAAGGATCTGGATGCGCTGATCCGAACCGGTGAGCAGGGTGAGTACAGCCTGCCTGAAAGTTTAAGTGGTTGGCGAAAATCGGTAATTGGCGATGCGCTGGTTGCTAAACTGAAAGAAATTGCATAA
- a CDS encoding YcgL domain-containing protein — protein sequence MKKICSVFKSSKKDEMYLYVDKQEQLARVPDALKTMFGTPLHVFDMLITPEKKMARVEAAKVLSDIQEKGFFLQMPPAKEDYMLDLHVDRPETGVR from the coding sequence ATGAAAAAGATCTGTAGTGTGTTTAAAAGTTCGAAAAAGGACGAAATGTACCTGTACGTTGATAAGCAGGAACAGCTTGCCCGTGTGCCGGATGCACTGAAAACCATGTTTGGTACCCCGTTGCATGTATTCGATATGCTGATTACACCGGAAAAGAAAATGGCCCGTGTGGAAGCGGCTAAGGTACTGAGTGATATTCAGGAAAAGGGTTTTTTCCTGCAAATGCCTCCGGCAAAAGAAGATTACATGCTGGATTTGCATGTTGACCGGCCGGAAACCGGAGTGCGCTGA
- a CDS encoding YcgN family cysteine cluster protein, whose amino-acid sequence MAAEVFWRSTPLEEMSESQWESLCDGCALCCLHKVEDEETEQVYYTSVVCHLLDLENMFCTEYEKRCSLVPQCVKLRPEDVEEFHWLPRTCTYRLIHEGKDIPDWHPLITGRRESVKQAGASVVSWFEVTDDQLAEEDYIDYVIESGGPA is encoded by the coding sequence ATGGCTGCTGAAGTCTTCTGGCGTTCCACGCCGCTGGAAGAGATGTCTGAAAGCCAGTGGGAATCCCTGTGTGACGGCTGTGCCTTATGCTGCCTGCATAAGGTTGAAGATGAAGAGACTGAGCAGGTGTACTACACCAGTGTTGTCTGTCATCTGCTGGATCTGGAAAACATGTTTTGTACTGAGTATGAGAAGCGTTGCTCGCTGGTACCTCAGTGCGTCAAGCTCAGGCCGGAAGATGTGGAGGAGTTCCACTGGTTACCCCGTACCTGTACCTACCGTTTAATTCATGAAGGCAAGGACATTCCTGACTGGCATCCGCTGATTACCGGGCGCCGGGAGTCTGTTAAGCAGGCCGGGGCGTCTGTGGTCAGTTGGTTTGAAGTAACCGATGATCAGCTTGCTGAAGAAGATTATATTGATTATGTAATCGAATCCGGTGGCCCGGCCTAG
- the ushA gene encoding bifunctional UDP-sugar hydrolase/5'-nucleotidase UshA, with amino-acid sequence MFRLKAAIAGGLVSVALSGCAFTGAQQEADWQAGKEYRLTVLHTNDHHGRFWSNRHGEYGMAARKTLIDRIRAEVAAQGGELLLLSGGDINTGVPESDLQDAEPDFKGMSRIGYDAMAVGNHEFDNPLGVLREQQAWADFPFLAANIYEQDSGERLFEPYRIFNRGDLKIAVLGLTTKDTAKLGNPEFISDIRFTDPVAEAASLVPELQDQADVVIAATHMGHYVDAAYGINAPGDVTMARQVDGLDMIIGGHSQDPVCMAADGTAVNGFRPGDACMPDVQNGTLIMQAHEWGKYVGRADLVFKDGELRLESYQLIPVNLKKKVKGADGKKVRMLVADAIAEDAGLKAFLQPYQEQGQAQLQIKIGEVDAKLEGDRGAIRFQPTNLGVLIAQAQMDKTQSDLAVMNSGGVRDSIAAGDITYKDVLKVQPFANAVAFVELSGAELLDYLAVVAEKPVDSGAFAQFAGVQLEVVGGKLDKVLVAGQPVDPAGTYRMAINSYIASGGDGYPKMDDHPGYVNTGFVDAEVLRTYLEVNSPLSAARFDSADIIRR; translated from the coding sequence ATGTTCAGATTAAAAGCTGCGATTGCCGGTGGGCTGGTTTCAGTGGCGCTGTCCGGGTGTGCGTTTACCGGGGCACAGCAAGAGGCAGACTGGCAGGCGGGTAAGGAGTACCGGCTGACGGTTTTACATACCAATGATCATCATGGCCGTTTCTGGTCAAACCGGCATGGCGAATATGGCATGGCTGCCCGGAAAACACTGATTGACCGCATCCGTGCAGAGGTTGCTGCGCAGGGCGGTGAGCTGCTATTGCTGTCCGGTGGAGATATAAACACCGGAGTCCCCGAGTCAGACCTTCAGGATGCCGAACCGGATTTTAAAGGCATGAGCCGGATTGGCTATGATGCTATGGCTGTGGGTAACCATGAATTTGATAATCCGCTGGGTGTGTTGCGGGAACAGCAGGCCTGGGCTGACTTTCCCTTTCTGGCGGCGAATATCTACGAACAGGACAGCGGTGAGCGGTTATTTGAGCCCTACCGTATCTTTAACCGCGGTGATCTGAAGATCGCAGTGCTCGGCCTGACGACAAAGGATACCGCTAAGCTGGGGAACCCGGAGTTTATCAGTGATATCCGTTTTACTGACCCGGTGGCAGAAGCTGCATCTCTGGTACCTGAGTTGCAGGATCAGGCTGATGTTGTCATCGCGGCGACCCATATGGGGCACTATGTGGATGCTGCTTACGGCATTAACGCACCGGGGGATGTGACCATGGCCCGCCAGGTTGACGGGCTGGATATGATTATCGGTGGGCATTCTCAGGACCCGGTGTGTATGGCGGCGGACGGAACCGCTGTGAATGGATTCCGGCCGGGTGATGCCTGTATGCCGGACGTGCAGAACGGTACCCTGATTATGCAGGCCCATGAATGGGGTAAATATGTGGGCCGTGCGGATCTGGTATTTAAAGACGGTGAGCTGCGGCTGGAAAGCTATCAGCTGATTCCCGTGAATCTTAAGAAAAAAGTCAAAGGTGCTGACGGCAAAAAAGTCAGGATGCTGGTGGCTGATGCGATTGCTGAGGATGCCGGGCTGAAGGCGTTCCTGCAGCCTTATCAGGAGCAGGGGCAGGCGCAGCTACAGATTAAGATTGGCGAGGTAGACGCTAAACTGGAAGGCGACCGGGGTGCGATCCGTTTTCAGCCCACCAACCTGGGTGTGCTGATTGCGCAGGCGCAGATGGATAAAACCCAGTCGGACCTGGCAGTGATGAATTCAGGCGGTGTGCGGGACAGCATTGCAGCCGGTGATATTACCTACAAAGATGTTCTTAAAGTACAGCCGTTTGCCAATGCGGTCGCTTTTGTTGAGCTCAGTGGTGCCGAGTTGCTGGATTATCTGGCGGTTGTTGCTGAGAAGCCGGTGGACAGCGGAGCATTTGCACAGTTTGCCGGGGTTCAGCTGGAAGTCGTTGGCGGTAAGTTGGATAAGGTTCTGGTGGCCGGTCAGCCTGTGGATCCCGCCGGCACCTACCGGATGGCGATTAACAGCTATATCGCCTCGGGCGGTGACGGTTACCCGAAAATGGATGATCATCCGGGCTACGTGAATACCGGGTTTGTGGATGCAGAAGTGCTGCGGACTTATCTTGAGGTAAATAGTCCGTTAAGTGCAGCCCGCTTTGATTCCGCGGATATTATTCGTCGCTGA